A DNA window from Centroberyx gerrardi isolate f3 chromosome 5, fCenGer3.hap1.cur.20231027, whole genome shotgun sequence contains the following coding sequences:
- the LOC139911139 gene encoding synaptonemal complex protein 3-like, translated as MVRSRFAIEEEEEEEAEAEEVDDDDNDDLPQRGFGANETCSAECLWDMAAHRGQAEKAKGKGSVFRKPVEDLHESFSDVTLQAKPVRGRKRLPLDDEDDVDLTKGGDMMTMLDRFGADISKAFLAKRKRLETFTKSSVKTSLQMIEHLWKTQQTDRSKVADDYSCQFNAVLQQWDTDMTKSKDQEEKQLSMFLHQQKMFQQMRASQSQRLKTLKQLLEQYIQSLEAMEKTHVSQQEILQSELCQEMAMFQKKLLMDTQQQEMASVRKSLQSMLM; from the exons atggtgaGGAGTCGATTCGCcattgaagaagaagaagaagaagaagcagaagcagaagaagtaGACGACGACGACAACGACGACTTGCCACAACGAGGTTTTGGCGCCAATGAGACGTGCTCCGCTGAATGCCTATGG GACATGGCAGCTCACAGGGGACAAGCTGAAAAAGCTAAAGGGAAAGGCTCAGTGTTTCGCAAACCTGTGGAGGACCTGCATGAGAGTTTCAGTGATGTTACCCTACAAG CAAAGCCAGTGAGGGGAAGGAAACGCCTTCCACTGGATGATGAGGACGATGTCGACCTTACCAAGGG AGGGGATATGATGACAATGTTGGACAGATTTGGAG CTGACATCAGTAAGGCCTTCCTCGCAAAACGGAAGCGTCTGGAGACATTCACTAAATCCTCAGTGAAGACCAGCCTACAGATGATAGAACATCTGTGGAAAACTCAGCAGACCGATAG AAGTAAAGTGGCAGATGACTACTCCTGTCAGTTCAATGCAGTATTGCAGCAATGGGACACGGATATGACAAAGTCCAAGGATCAAGAGGAGAAACAACTG AGTATGTTCCTGCACCAACAGAAGATGTTTCAACAGATGAGGGCCTCACAGAGCCAGAGGCTGAAAACTCTAAAGCAGCTCTTAGAGCAGTATATCCAG AGCCTTGAAGCTATGGAGAAGACTCATGTTAGTCAGCAAGAAATTCTGCAGAGTGAGTTGTGCCAGGAGATGGCAATGTTTCAGAAGAAGTTGCTCATGGACACA CAACAGCAAGAGATGGCTTCAGTACGCAAATCTCTGCAGTCCATGCTGATGTAA